TCGATACAGACATTGCAATCGCATTGGCTGTATCATGAAACCCATTAATAAAATCAAAGATTAGGGCTAGAAGTATAATTAAAATAATAATTGTCATGTTTGCCTCCAAATTTCAATCCATTCAGCTTAGGAATTCTTCATAATGATGGTTTCTAAAGTATTTGCTACTGATTGGCAGTAATCAGCAATTTCTTCGAGCTCTTCATATATTTCTTTATATTGAATGATTCGAATAGGGTCCTTTTCAACAACAAACAAATGTTTAATGGATTCCCGTAAGATGGCATCACATTTAGATTCATAATCTTTAATTTTTATTGCATGCTCTCTTATGGAAGTCAGCTTTTTGGCTGATAATAATTCTATAGCGGTTACAATTTCATATGTACTTTGGCGGATGCTCTCAACAAATTTCCGCATGTAATCATCGGCTTGAGTTATGGAATACATTTCAAAAAGTGCCGCAGTATGCTCGATCCCATCCAAAACATCATCCATGCTCATTGTTAGTGCTAATATATCTTCACGTTCAATTTGGGTGATAAAGGCATCATTTAATTCTTTAATCACTTCATGAACAAATGAATCTCCTTTTGTTTCAAGTTCTTTCATTTTTTCGGAAAAGATTTTAAGGTCGCTAATGTCTTTTAGTTTATAATCAGCGAAAAAATCTGCACTATCTTTTAAATTCAGAGAAATTTGAGTGAGATAATTTGCGAATTTATCTTTCTTCTTTGCTGCCATTGTTAATACCCCCATTGTTTGTTCATATGTTCCAATTTAAATTTTAGCGAATTTTGTCGAGATTAAAAATAAAATTTACAAAAACTTAACAAAACGTTTAAAAAATTTACAATTTGGAAAATGCCTCTTTCCAGAAACTTGTTTAAATTATTCCCTTAAGGTCTTCTTTCATTCATTGGTTACCCTTGGAGGGATAAAGAAAAAGGAAGGTGAATGTCACCTTCCAAATACGTTTTAGGCCCTAACAACAGATGTATTGAAATTTTTAATCATCTTCTGTAAATTTCTATGTCCTTCTCTTAATTTTATTGTCTCATCGATGATTTTTTGAAAACCTTCTAAATCCCGATCCGATGCGTTTAATAATGACTTGGGAATTCCTTCGACGATTTGTTGGAGGGTTATTTCGCTCACGAAGAATGACCACCTTTCAACTTATTCGTTAGACATCTGTACGCGTCTTATTTATAATTTTTTGAAAGAGTATGGTTTTTCCTGCTTTCACTATAAAAAACTTATCTACATATCTCATCAGATTATTGTACGATTAGAAATAATGGTTCAATATATGGCAATTAACGACTTGAAAATCACTGTGTTTTAAAGTATTTGTAGATAAATGATGTGGTTTTCGAGTAATCATCCAATAGATTGGAAAGGTGGAAATAGTAATGAAAATAGTGATAAGTGATCAAGCACAAAAATGGTTCAAAGAAGAGTTTGGCTTAAAACAGGGAGATAAAATGAAGTTCTATGTACAGTTATACGGTTCCAGCCCTATTCAAAAAGGATACTCTCTGGGTTTTTCAAAAGACGAGCCGATTAATACCTATATCGGAACTGAAAATGATGGAATATTATTCTTTGTGGAAGAGTCGGATTTATGGTTTTTTGACGGACACGATCTGCTGGTTAACTATGACGAGAAAAAAGATGAACTAGTTTATCAATATGTAAAAAGTGAATAAATGGCAGTCTATTCCATAAATATGTTATATTAATTTTGAATCTATGTTAAAACAAAACGCTGAGTGGGACGCTGGTATGCCCGATTTTTGAGTTTAAACAACAGCCAATTTTAACATAGCCAATTATTTATGGGCATGGAATAAATGATCTTGGGATGAAGGAGTGAAGGTTATAATGGCGGATATTTCAAATGAAGCAAAATTTAAAGAGGTTATGGGGAATTATCCAACTGGTGTCACAGTCGTAACCACTGTCAATGAAGAGGGAATTCCTCTTGGACTTACAGTAAATTCATTTGCTTCTGTTTCCATTAACCCTTTGTTAATATTATGGTCAATTGATAAAAGGGTATCTTCATATGAGGCATTTGTTCATTCGGAGCACTTTGCGGTTCATGTATTAGCCGGTGATCAAAGTGATATTTGTTCATTATTTGCCATGAAAGGAACAGATCGTTTTGCCAATTGTGAATGGAAGATTTCTGAATCTAATCTTCCGATCATTGCAGGTGCTGCGGGAGTTCTCCAATGTAAAACATTTAAAACTGTTGATGCAGGTGACCATATGGTTTTAATTGGAGAGGTCATTGACATTCAAAGCAGCAGTAAAGCTCCTCTTCTATACCATAAAAGGAAATTTGGTCCAATCCCTGAAACTTTTTATTTAGATTAAATAGTAAAACACGACCTTGAAATATTCGTTTCGAGGTCGTGTTTTTTCATCCTTCGATTTGGCTATTTTAAAATGATGGCCCTTATGATGAATCCAGCTGCCAATCCAGGAATAACAAATAAAATTGGCAACCAAACAGGTCCAAACAATACCCCAAACAGATGAAGTTTTGAAGAGTAAATACAACCGACGGTTACAAAATAAGCGGAAAAAACAAATGGAAGATAAATGTAAGGATCTTTTCCGCCGCCGGCATCTTTAAAGGCATCCCACATCGCAAAGAAATACAAACATGGATAAAACATCAACCACTGATAATTTGTTAAAGCAATGGCCTTTTCTATTTCTCCAAGGAAGCTAAATAAAATCACTTCATTAAAATGTGACTGGGTATTAATGAGAAACTCTAAAAATACGAATAGGAGCCCTTTTAAATATTTCCGATTTAAAAATTGCCCAAAACCTGGAAGGGCAATGCTCCATAATAATGCTTCTTTCGGGTTTGACACATTCTCCTAGCCCCTTCCAAGCTAAAAATGATTCCTAAAGTTATTTTTATGTTCTTCTCAATTTCCAATACGCATTTCACCTCATTATCAATTGTAAGTATTTTACATTTTGTCCAAAATGATATGGGAATATGTCATGTAAATACGTTCGATACAAAAAAATTTAAACCCCATATGTCTTATAAAACGTGGTAAAATTTTCTGTAAGAATAAATAGAACGGAGGTTAGTTAATGAAAAAAAACTACAAAACACGATCTGAGATCCCAGTTGAAGAAAAATGGAATTTTGAGGATTTATATAAATCAATAGAAGATTGGGAAGAGGATTATCGATTTATTGAAAATTCTACCGCGGAATTAAAAAAATATGACGGTTTAATCCATGATGGTCCATCTCTCTATCTTTATTTATCTCTAAATGAACAAGTGTCAGCCAAATTTAACCTTGTTTATGTGTATGGAATGCTACAAACAGACGTCGATACGAGGGATACTGCTGCGCAGTCCCTACTGGATCGTGCAAAACAATTGGCGGTTAAACTTAGTGCGGCATCGTCTTTTTTTATGCCCTTTTTATTAAGCTTAGATGAGAATAAATTAAAAGAATACATCCAACATGAACCGAGATTACAATACTTTGAGCAAGATTTATTGGATTCGTATCGCTATAAAAAACATGTGTTGAGTAAGGAGCAAGAAGAAATAATATCCAATTTAGGAGAAGTATTATCAGCTTCAAGTCATACATTTAATATGATGAATAATGCTGATATTAAATTCGGCAATGTTACTAATGATGAAGGCGAGAAAGTGGTATTAACTCGTGGGTTATATTCAAAACTAATAGAGCATACAGACAGAGAAAAGCGTCAAGAGGCTTATAAAGCTTATTATCAGCCATATTTGCAACTGAAAAATTCCATAGCTTCTACTCTTGCTTCCAGCATCAAAACCAATGTCACTTTAGCGAGACTTCGAAATTATCCATCCGCTTTAGAAAAAGGGTTATTTGGAGATATGGTTCCGAAAGAGGTTTATGAGAATCTAATTGCCGCCACTAAGGCAAATGTTGCCCCGCTTCATCAGTATGCTGCTATCCGTAAGAAAAAACTGGGGGTTGAAGAGCTTAGACAGTACGATTTAAATGCACCGCTTGTAAATGGGGTTAAATTGGAAATATCTTATGATGCAGCATTTGATATCATTTTAAAAGCATTGGCACCACTTGGGGAAGAGTATGTCGCGACTTTGAAAACTTTTAAAGATGCGAGATACATAGACGTCAGGGAGACACCTGGAAAACGATCCGGCGCTTATAACTTAGGCGTATATGGTGTCCATCCTTTTGTCCTGTTGAATCATCATGATGATCTGGACAGCATGTTTACAATGATTCACGAGTTTGGGCATGCAATGCATTCGTGGTATTCAAATAAACATCAGCCACGAATTTCAGCCGGTTACAGTATCTTTGTTGCTGAAGTGGCATCTACTGTAAATGAAGTGCTGTTAATAAATTATCTGTTAAAAAAAGAAACCAATGATGATCTCAAAAAATACTTGCTTAATCATTTTATCGATCAATTTAGAGGAACATTCTTTACACAGGTAATGTTTGCGGAGTTTGAGAAAATCACGCATGAAATGGCTGAAAACGGTCAACCGCTCAATGCCGAAGTGTTTAATCAAATTTATGAATCATTGTTCAGCCAATATAACGGAGATAAAGTGGTATTTGATGAGGAAGTAAAGTATGGGTGGGCAAGAATTCCGCATTTTTACCGTCCATTCTATGTGTACAAATATGCAACCGGGTTTGCAGCTGCCATCGATATTGCTGATAGACTGCTATCAGGTGATCGTGCTTCTCTAGCGGCCTATCTCGAATTTCTTAAAAGCGGCAGCTCGGAATATCCATTGGAATTGCTAATGAAAACTGGGGTGGACTTAACTTCGCCTTCACCAATTAAGAACGCATTAAAGCGATTTGAGCAGCTGATCGATGAATTTGCAGGTGAATAAAACCGTAAAAGCCCCAATTGTATTGGGGTTTTTCTGTATGATCATGACATGTGTGCTCAAAATATGTTACAAAAAATTGTCAATCAAAAATAAAAAAAACAGGCAATTTGAAATCCTTCAGCATAAATTAAATTACTACAGGGTGAAGGGAGGGAAAAGGATGACAGGTTGGATGCTTTATACCCTTTGGGCAGTTCTCGGCCTAATGGTCGTTGATTTTGTCGTTGGATTTTTCCGCTCGATTGTAACAAAAACTTTTACGCCGAAAATTGGGCTGGATTATTTAAAAGATATTCTTTATTATGTATTGCCGCTCATTTTTATTTCTAATTTAATGTCAGTGGATCCTTCAGGTTGGATTTTGATGGTTTTCTACTACATTTGCGGTATTGCAGTAATTTGGCATTATTTAGTATCTATTTTCACCAAATGGAAAGCATAGGTTGACCATTCTTCAACTCCACCTAACTCCCGCTTCAAGCTCCTTAATAAAACTGTCCAACATATTATTTTATTGTAACTCTTATCATAAACTTTCCGTTGCTTAAATAAAATTTCGATAAGGAGTTTTCTATTTTTGGAAAATAGAGAGTAATTTATATTTTCACGTCTTTATAGATTTATGCGGCAGTTATGGTTTTGTTTCCAAAAATTTTTAGCGATTTACTTTTTGGGCTGCCTTTTTAAGAATATTTCTATGAGTTAAAGGAAGTGATGTCATGAAGACTTACCGATGGATCAAATGGCGTAAACTTCTTCTCTGGCTGGCAGCCCTTCTTCTTATAGCTTTCCTCTTAATTGCAGGAGGCCCGACTGCATGGGGAATCGCGATTAGTATACTTAATGTTGCCATTCAGCTGCTCTTTGCCATGTTGTTCATGATTATTCAGTTTGTTGCCCTATTTTGGTTTTTAGCGAGGGGACGGACCTATTGGATTTTGCCTGGGGAAACAGGAACCACTTGGGATGATTACCGTGGAAATCCGGAGATTGTTGAAAATGCCGAGCGAATCGTTACATTGCTAAAGGGTGTAAAGGAATTTAAGGAAATGGGTGGTGAGGCGATCCGCGGGTTATTATTGTGCGGACCTCCTGGGACTGGAAAATCTTATTTAGCCCAAGTCATAGCAAATGAGGCACAAGTACCGTTTGCCTACGCTTCAGCACCAAGTTTTCAAAATATGTTTTTTGGCGTAGGAAATTTAAAGGTAATGGGTCTATATAAAAAAGCACGCAAGCTCGCAAAAGTGTATGGGGCTTGTATCATTTTTATAGACGAAATTGATGCCATTGGTATGAGCCGCCAAACAGGCGGGGCAGGAGGAGGTATGTTGGGTGGATTAATGGGCATGGGAGGTTCAGGTTTGCTAAATGAACTCCTATTACAAATGGATCCCCCGAATATTGATAACTCCTGGTTTGCAAAACTGCTCCGTTCACTTGGGCTGAGACGCAAAAAGGCTGAGCGATTGGCGGTATTGACAATCGGTGCGACTAACCTTCCAGATGTTTTAGATCAGGCGCTTCTTCGCCCAGGGCGATTCGATCGAAAGCTATGGGTGGATTCGCCGGATTATGATGGCAGGGTGGATGTATTTCAGTACTATTTGAAAAAAATTAAGCGAGATGTAACGTTAACGCCTGAGAGGGCTGCACTCGATACCATTGGTTATAGCCCTGCGCAAATAAAACATATTGTAAATGAGTCTGTTGTTATTGCCCATCAGCGCGGAGCACAATTATCAACCTATGAAGATTTTCGAGCTGCTATGGAGACTTATGAATGGGGGCTCAAACAACCGCTGCGTTCAATGAGTGATGATGAAAAGCGGAACATAGCTTATCATGAAGCTGGTCATGCGGTTGCTCAGTTTTTATTAAAACCTTATGAGCGTGTTTGGAAAGTGACAATCATCCGCAGGGGCGGAGCGCTCGGTCTTGCGGCTACGAAACCTACGCATGAACGTTATAACCGAAGTGATCGTGAGATTTTGGCTGAGATTCAAGTATGTTTGGCTGCAAGGGCAGTGGAAGAAGAGTTTCTTGGAAAAAAATTAAACGGGGTAACATCTGATTTGGAGCAAGCAACGCAACTTGCGGGGGCTTATTTAGGAATTGTCGGCATGGGAGATGACCTTTTCAGCTGGCTTGCAGTTGGCTCCCATTCAGATGGTTTCCGTGCATTGCGAACGAAAATAAACATGCTTCTAAAGGAAGAAATGCTTAAGGTCAAGCAACTTGTCGTGGAGAATGCTGAATTTGTCCATACGATCGCAGCGGAGCTATTAAAACGCGGTGATTTGACTGGTGAAGAAATTGAACAGATTCATAATCGAATTTATCATCAAGAACGGCCAGAATCATTTGAATAATGGTTAAAAAATCAATGCCCGTATTCTATTTCTTTGGATGCGGGCATTGATTTTCGGCGGATTTAGGGTGCGGTGAAGAAAACTTTATAGTGGTTATAATTTAATAGAATGTTTATTTTTAAGCATGCGGCTGGTTATACACTAGTTGATTGGAATGGAAAAGAATCACGAAATGTAAACAAATCAATAGTATATAAAAGTTACTTCTATCTATCATTCTTTTTGCATAGATTTTTGATAGAAGGAGGGGCTTTAATGAAAAAATCTAAACAGCCAAGCTTGATTCTTCATGTCAATGGTGCACTTTGTTTCGTAGTTTTCGTCTTTCTCTTTATTGCGGGTATGACAACAGTTCTATCTGTGAACATGTCTTCCGAATCAGTCGGCCAAGTGCTGGATTCCTCAGCAGATTTAAATAAACTTTATTTGTATTTTTTTGGAAGTGAAAATAAATATTATATTCAAGACCGCAGTGATATAAAAGAGATTCCGATCACTAAATTAGGGTTTCAAATCGCAACAAATATTAAGATAAACGATGTCAGAACGCTGCTTGATAGAGAACTGCCTGGTTTTTCAGATTTTAATACAAAAATTGAAGTGGCTGGTCAGGGGACCGATTTAACGAATCTTCCGATTGAGTCTGCACCCCCGATGGACGTCCTATTAAAAAATAGACAAATATCCGAAAACGCAATTAAGGATAATCAAAATAATGGCCAAACAACACCGCCAGCGGAAACGACGAATGGAAAAAAAGTGGTTTATATCTATCATACACATAGTTGGGAGTCCTATTTGCCATTATTGAAAAATGTGACCAATCCGGATGATGCTGTTAGTTCCAACAATAAGGTCAATGTAGTCGGTGTGGGGGATATGTTAGTTAAAGATTTAGAGTCTGAAGGAATCGATTCTGAACATAGTACGATTAATGCGGCAGCCAAACTCAATGAAAAGGGATGGGACTCCAACAGTGCTTACAAACTTTCTCGAGGATATGTGCAGGAAGCTTTTGCTGATAACAAGGATTTAACATATGCCATCGATATTCATCGAGACTCAATCAGAGGCGCAAAAACAACGATCACCATTAATGGAAAAAGTTATGCAAGGCTAGACTTTATTCTGGGCGAGTCCAATCCCCACTTTAAGGAGAATCTTGAATTCGCTAAGGCGCTACATGAGGCTCTTGAGAAAAAATATCCAGGATTAAGCAGGGGGGTTCTTTCTAAAAACAAGAGTATGGGCAACGGCCTATACAATCAAGATCTATCACCAAGATCCATTTTAATAGAAGTTGGCGGTGTAGATAATAATTATCAAGAATTGAAAAATGCGATGGAAGCTTTTGCAGAGGTATTTAGTGAGTATTATTGGAAAATGAAAAATGCTGGGTCCTATTAACAAAAAGGTATCTTGTTAATAGCTTGCGTGGAGGGCTTGTGAAAGATTAAATACTAGTTCTCCTCATGGGTAGAAATTAGTACAGTAAACAAAAAAATGAGTAAAATCCTGTAAAAGCAGGATTTTACTCTATTAAAAGGGGGTTGGTTCATTCACAACCTTTATATTAAATGTTAAATATGAACAAAGTATGAAATAAATTAGAAATATTTCTTAAAACTTGGACCTGTAAGAATAAATGACCAGTTTCATTCAGGGCAAAAAAAAGGCAAAATCCACATGGGATTTTACCAAAAAAAATGTTAAAGGGGGTTGGTTCATTTACATTCTTAATCCTAAAGGACAAAGCTTAACTTTTACTTAACATTTAAAAACAAGGATCAAAAAATGAAAAACTTCTATGGCTTTAATGTCAGATGTTTTTTCTATAAAGTTCTCCTACAAAGATCCGAGTTTTTCTAAATGTTTCCTCTGAACTGCCCCCTACCTTCGCAATATCTGCCTCATCTAGAAGATGATCATCCGCACCAGGTATTCTAATTCTGTCTCCATAACAATAAATGGCTCCTTGCTCAAACATGTTTTCAATGGATTAAAACAGGTATGCGGCAGGATCAAAAAGCGTGTTTTATGCACTTTGTTTTGTTCATCCTAGCATAATGAATTTTCTACGTAAATTAACAACTAACACCCAATTTGAATACAATTAACAAAACACTTTCTCTGGAACGGGATGGACGGGGAGAAGCCCTTGCTCCTAAAAAAACTGCTTAATTGGAGGGGATCACTTGTACATTGAGTACGAATATACCTTTGGTTTGCCTAGGCAAATTGTTTGGAACTATTTGATGAAGGAAGATATCATAAGAAAATCCCTACCAGGGTGTAAATCTTTTTTAGTAAAAGATACAGGTAAATACGTGACAGATGTAGAAATCAGTGCAGGTCCTTTGCAGGATATATTTACGATCGAGATTCTGCTGGAAAAAGAGAAATCCCCAGCCTATTTTCAGCTGAGGATGAAAGGAAAAGGTAATATCGGGGAATTCGCAAGTAATGCAAAGTTATTTTTAAAAGAGATACAGAATAGTACCCTAATAAGTTGTAAAGCAGATGCCCAAGTGACTGGGGCAGCGGCTCTTGCCGGCCAGAGGATTTTGGTGTCAGCGGCCAGTAAGGGGATGGATCATTTTTTTCAAACTGTAGAAAAAGAAATAAAAATTA
Above is a genomic segment from Neobacillus endophyticus containing:
- a CDS encoding DUF47 domain-containing protein — protein: MAAKKKDKFANYLTQISLNLKDSADFFADYKLKDISDLKIFSEKMKELETKGDSFVHEVIKELNDAFITQIEREDILALTMSMDDVLDGIEHTAALFEMYSITQADDYMRKFVESIRQSTYEIVTAIELLSAKKLTSIREHAIKIKDYESKCDAILRESIKHLFVVEKDPIRIIQYKEIYEELEEIADYCQSVANTLETIIMKNS
- a CDS encoding HesB/YadR/YfhF family protein, which gives rise to MKIVISDQAQKWFKEEFGLKQGDKMKFYVQLYGSSPIQKGYSLGFSKDEPINTYIGTENDGILFFVEESDLWFFDGHDLLVNYDEKKDELVYQYVKSE
- a CDS encoding flavin reductase family protein — its product is MADISNEAKFKEVMGNYPTGVTVVTTVNEEGIPLGLTVNSFASVSINPLLILWSIDKRVSSYEAFVHSEHFAVHVLAGDQSDICSLFAMKGTDRFANCEWKISESNLPIIAGAAGVLQCKTFKTVDAGDHMVLIGEVIDIQSSSKAPLLYHKRKFGPIPETFYLD
- the pepF gene encoding oligoendopeptidase F, whose product is MKKNYKTRSEIPVEEKWNFEDLYKSIEDWEEDYRFIENSTAELKKYDGLIHDGPSLYLYLSLNEQVSAKFNLVYVYGMLQTDVDTRDTAAQSLLDRAKQLAVKLSAASSFFMPFLLSLDENKLKEYIQHEPRLQYFEQDLLDSYRYKKHVLSKEQEEIISNLGEVLSASSHTFNMMNNADIKFGNVTNDEGEKVVLTRGLYSKLIEHTDREKRQEAYKAYYQPYLQLKNSIASTLASSIKTNVTLARLRNYPSALEKGLFGDMVPKEVYENLIAATKANVAPLHQYAAIRKKKLGVEELRQYDLNAPLVNGVKLEISYDAAFDIILKALAPLGEEYVATLKTFKDARYIDVRETPGKRSGAYNLGVYGVHPFVLLNHHDDLDSMFTMIHEFGHAMHSWYSNKHQPRISAGYSIFVAEVASTVNEVLLINYLLKKETNDDLKKYLLNHFIDQFRGTFFTQVMFAEFEKITHEMAENGQPLNAEVFNQIYESLFSQYNGDKVVFDEEVKYGWARIPHFYRPFYVYKYATGFAAAIDIADRLLSGDRASLAAYLEFLKSGSSEYPLELLMKTGVDLTSPSPIKNALKRFEQLIDEFAGE
- a CDS encoding phage holin family protein, which gives rise to MTGWMLYTLWAVLGLMVVDFVVGFFRSIVTKTFTPKIGLDYLKDILYYVLPLIFISNLMSVDPSGWILMVFYYICGIAVIWHYLVSIFTKWKA
- a CDS encoding AAA family ATPase, which codes for MKTYRWIKWRKLLLWLAALLLIAFLLIAGGPTAWGIAISILNVAIQLLFAMLFMIIQFVALFWFLARGRTYWILPGETGTTWDDYRGNPEIVENAERIVTLLKGVKEFKEMGGEAIRGLLLCGPPGTGKSYLAQVIANEAQVPFAYASAPSFQNMFFGVGNLKVMGLYKKARKLAKVYGACIIFIDEIDAIGMSRQTGGAGGGMLGGLMGMGGSGLLNELLLQMDPPNIDNSWFAKLLRSLGLRRKKAERLAVLTIGATNLPDVLDQALLRPGRFDRKLWVDSPDYDGRVDVFQYYLKKIKRDVTLTPERAALDTIGYSPAQIKHIVNESVVIAHQRGAQLSTYEDFRAAMETYEWGLKQPLRSMSDDEKRNIAYHEAGHAVAQFLLKPYERVWKVTIIRRGGALGLAATKPTHERYNRSDREILAEIQVCLAARAVEEEFLGKKLNGVTSDLEQATQLAGAYLGIVGMGDDLFSWLAVGSHSDGFRALRTKINMLLKEEMLKVKQLVVENAEFVHTIAAELLKRGDLTGEEIEQIHNRIYHQERPESFE
- the spoIIP gene encoding stage II sporulation protein P, producing the protein MKKSKQPSLILHVNGALCFVVFVFLFIAGMTTVLSVNMSSESVGQVLDSSADLNKLYLYFFGSENKYYIQDRSDIKEIPITKLGFQIATNIKINDVRTLLDRELPGFSDFNTKIEVAGQGTDLTNLPIESAPPMDVLLKNRQISENAIKDNQNNGQTTPPAETTNGKKVVYIYHTHSWESYLPLLKNVTNPDDAVSSNNKVNVVGVGDMLVKDLESEGIDSEHSTINAAAKLNEKGWDSNSAYKLSRGYVQEAFADNKDLTYAIDIHRDSIRGAKTTITINGKSYARLDFILGESNPHFKENLEFAKALHEALEKKYPGLSRGVLSKNKSMGNGLYNQDLSPRSILIEVGGVDNNYQELKNAMEAFAEVFSEYYWKMKNAGSY
- a CDS encoding CoxG family protein — its product is MYIEYEYTFGLPRQIVWNYLMKEDIIRKSLPGCKSFLVKDTGKYVTDVEISAGPLQDIFTIEILLEKEKSPAYFQLRMKGKGNIGEFASNAKLFLKEIQNSTLISCKADAQVTGAAALAGQRILVSAASKGMDHFFQTVEKEIKITLYQLKRGGR